TTTTCTCGAATATTTTTGCCATTCTGGGTTTGCGGTCACTCTTCTTTCTTCTGATGAACTTCATGACCCGCTTCCGCTATTTGAAACATGGCCTTGCCTTCCTGCTGGTCTTCATCGGACTGAAAATGCTGTTGCACCATCCCCTGGAAGAGATCGGCTTTGAGACCATCCATTCCCTGATCATCATAGTCCTGATCCTGGGGATCAGTGTTGCTTTCTCCCTTCTTAAAAGGAAGAATGAAACCGACACCACCACAGGGGACGATGATGCAAATGAGAAGCAGACATGACATATCTTGATTTTCCTGTCAATTACGAAAACCCTGTTGCAAGATGTCAAACGATCTTTCCGGTTCAATGAAAAAGATGGATGTTTTGAAGCATCTGTCGTCTGAGGACATCGGGATTTTGATTTCGCTGCTTCACGAGGCGGCTTACAGGGCCGGGCAGCCTATCTATTATGAGAACGATCCCGGCGGTAGCCTGTATTTCATCCTGAAAGGAGAGGTAACGATTGAGTTGTCGGGGCGGCAGATCAGGACCTATGGCCCGGGTGAATCGTTCGGGGAGGTGGCTTTCATTGATGAGAGCATCCGTACCGGTTCAGCCAGGGCACTGACGGACGTGGAGCTTGTTGTTTTGCACGGCAGCGATCTGTATGATCCCTCGAAGGTGAGCCCTGCGGTAGCCATGAAACTCCAGCGCTCCCTGGCTGCCAAGGTCGTGGGTTACCTGCGGTCGACGCTGATGACCACTACGCGCTACCTGCTGATGCAGGGCGAAGGGGAACGGCTGGAATTCAAATCCACGCTTCGTATGAACCTTCATACGGGAAAATTTGACAAGGAGATCGAGCACGCCGTGCTGAAAACGCTTGCCGCGTTTCTCAACACCGAAGGCGGGACCCTGCTGGTGGGAATAGATGACCAAGCGAACGTCATCGGCTTGGAAGCCGATCAGTTTCCCAGTGACGACCGGATGATGCTGCACCTGACCAGACTGGTGACCGACCGCATCAGCATGAACCATATGAGCTTCATCAGCTGTTATCCCGACAGCGTTGATCAGAAAGAACTTCTACGCATCGATGTGAGTCCGGCCGATATTCCTGCTTACCTGGAGCACAACGGAGAGGA
Above is a genomic segment from Bacteroidales bacterium containing:
- a CDS encoding putative DNA binding domain-containing protein, producing MSNDLSGSMKKMDVLKHLSSEDIGILISLLHEAAYRAGQPIYYENDPGGSLYFILKGEVTIELSGRQIRTYGPGESFGEVAFIDESIRTGSARALTDVELVVLHGSDLYDPSKVSPAVAMKLQRSLAAKVVGYLRSTLMTTTRYLLMQGEGERLEFKSTLRMNLHTGKFDKEIEHAVLKTLAAFLNTEGGTLLVGIDDQANVIGLEADQFPSDDRMMLHLTRLVTDRISMNHMSFISCYPDSVDQKELLRIDVSPADIPAYLEHNGEERFYIRTGPSTIHLRTSELYDYLRKRFYRLTP